The Peribacillus simplex genome contains a region encoding:
- a CDS encoding glycerophosphodiester phosphodiesterase, giving the protein MQNILIFAHRGSKGTHPENTMAAFQKAAENGADGIEFDVHLSSDGELVIIHDETLDRTTTLTGYVKEHSAQRLKTADAGSKFSKEFLGERIPFLMDVFDWAKGNALWMNIEIKTDKLAYEGIEQKIIDLIRQYQMEKRVILSSFNHQSIEKVKMLAPDLERALLFEGLPENYEEILRDKKEAGFHPDKNSLTPEVNEKAKKLGYKIRPWVANDEADIVKLAELGVDVIMTDYPEKAIKILKAWQSHA; this is encoded by the coding sequence TTGCAAAACATACTTATTTTCGCCCATAGGGGGTCCAAGGGGACGCATCCTGAAAATACCATGGCCGCATTTCAAAAGGCGGCAGAAAACGGGGCCGATGGGATCGAGTTCGATGTCCATCTCAGTTCTGATGGGGAATTGGTCATCATCCATGACGAAACACTTGATCGAACGACCACCCTTACCGGTTATGTAAAAGAGCATTCGGCACAAAGGCTGAAAACGGCTGATGCCGGGAGCAAGTTTTCCAAGGAATTCCTTGGGGAGCGGATTCCTTTTTTAATGGACGTTTTCGACTGGGCTAAGGGAAATGCTTTATGGATGAATATCGAAATCAAAACGGATAAACTCGCTTACGAAGGAATCGAACAGAAGATCATTGATTTAATTCGTCAATATCAAATGGAAAAGCGGGTGATCCTCTCTTCCTTCAACCATCAATCCATTGAAAAAGTGAAGATGCTTGCCCCAGACCTTGAACGTGCATTATTGTTCGAGGGGCTTCCTGAAAACTATGAAGAGATTTTACGTGATAAAAAAGAAGCGGGTTTTCATCCGGATAAAAACAGCCTGACCCCGGAAGTTAATGAAAAAGCGAAAAAACTTGGATATAAAATCCGGCCTTGGGTCGCCAATGATGAAGCCGACATCGTCAAGCTGGCAGAGTTGGGAGTCGACGTCATCATGACCGATTACCCTGAAAAGGCAATCAAGATTTTAAAGGCATGGCAGTCACATGCCTGA
- a CDS encoding alpha/beta-type small acid-soluble spore protein, with the protein MANNNNSNQLLVSGAEQALQQMKNEIASEFGVNLGADTTSRANGSVGGEITKRLVQMAEQQLGGSNFSR; encoded by the coding sequence ATGGCAAACAACAATAACAGCAATCAACTTTTAGTATCTGGTGCAGAACAAGCCCTACAACAAATGAAGAATGAAATCGCTAGTGAATTTGGTGTAAACCTAGGTGCTGACACTACTTCTCGCGCTAACGGATCTGTTGGTGGGGAAATCACAAAACGTTTGGTTCAAATGGCTGAACAACAATTAGGCGGTTCAAACTTTTCTCGTTAA
- a CDS encoding glycoside hydrolase family 18 protein: MQIHVVRPGQTLYGIAQTYSVTVDRLVESNKIPNPNNLVSGQALVIPIVGSYYFVQPGDSLYSISQRVDVPVQELARINGISENQILSVGYRLYIPARKKRTAEFNGYVEPRGTSVAPALETAAREAGPYLTYLAPFSFQALRDGSLKEPLLNEFPAIARENKNVLMMVITNQENDQFSDELGRIILTNTSVQNKFLNNIVTTAKKYGFRDIHFDFEFLRPADKEAYNQFLRKAKERFKKEGWFISTALAPKTSAEQKGRWYEAHDYKAHGEIVDFVIIMTYEWGYSGGPAMAVSPIGPVREVLEYAVTDIPSNKILMGQNLYGYDWTLPFVQGSTARAVSPQQAIQIAAANNVAIEYDETAQAPHFNYTVEDRQHEVWFEDARSIQAKFDLIKELNLRGMSYWKLGLAFPQNWLLISDNFNVRRRV, from the coding sequence TTGCAAATACATGTGGTTAGGCCAGGCCAGACGTTATATGGCATCGCCCAGACATACAGCGTAACCGTTGACAGGCTCGTCGAATCAAATAAGATCCCTAACCCAAATAATCTTGTTTCGGGGCAGGCCCTTGTCATTCCAATCGTCGGCAGTTATTATTTCGTTCAACCGGGTGATAGTTTATATTCGATATCTCAAAGAGTTGATGTCCCTGTTCAAGAATTGGCAAGAATAAATGGCATTTCCGAAAATCAAATCCTATCCGTTGGATACCGGCTCTATATTCCGGCACGAAAGAAAAGGACCGCCGAATTCAACGGTTATGTCGAGCCGCGGGGTACATCGGTTGCACCGGCCCTTGAAACGGCCGCCAGGGAAGCTGGGCCCTATTTAACCTATTTAGCCCCTTTCAGCTTCCAGGCGCTTCGTGACGGTTCCTTAAAAGAGCCTTTGCTCAATGAATTCCCTGCCATCGCCAGAGAAAATAAAAATGTCCTGATGATGGTCATCACAAATCAGGAAAATGATCAATTCAGCGATGAGCTTGGGCGAATCATTTTAACGAATACTTCCGTTCAGAATAAGTTCCTGAACAATATCGTTACAACGGCAAAGAAATATGGATTCCGGGATATTCACTTTGACTTTGAATTTTTAAGGCCAGCCGATAAAGAAGCGTATAATCAATTTCTCCGAAAAGCCAAGGAACGATTCAAGAAAGAAGGATGGTTCATTTCCACGGCACTTGCCCCTAAAACAAGTGCAGAGCAAAAAGGCCGTTGGTATGAGGCACATGACTATAAAGCACATGGTGAAATCGTCGACTTCGTTATCATCATGACTTATGAATGGGGATATAGCGGAGGACCGGCAATGGCTGTGTCACCTATCGGACCTGTTCGGGAAGTTCTCGAATATGCCGTCACCGATATTCCCTCCAACAAGATCCTGATGGGGCAGAATCTATATGGCTATGATTGGACCCTGCCTTTTGTACAGGGATCCACTGCCAGGGCCGTGAGTCCGCAGCAGGCCATCCAGATTGCGGCGGCCAATAATGTGGCCATCGAGTATGATGAAACCGCCCAGGCCCCGCACTTCAACTATACTGTAGAGGATAGGCAGCATGAAGTGTGGTTTGAAGATGCCAGATCCATTCAGGCAAAATTCGATTTAATCAAAGAACTGAACCTGAGGGGAATGAGTTATTGGAAGCTCGGCTTAGCCTTCCCTCAAAACTGGCTGCTCATCAGCGATAACTTTAACGTACGGAGAAGGGTCTAA
- a CDS encoding potassium channel family protein, whose amino-acid sequence MIRIGPYTSIVPRFPRFIRLLSTIALFLLSFGVLIHFVEPERFPTLLDGIWWAIVTMSTVGYGDFTPVTSLGKVIGIVLILSGAGLITSYFAYIAKISISNEQQFLSGKKVFGGGGHIIIVGWNGRSQRIIENIHDRKHHQSIVLIDDTLQKHPLPRTNIHFIQGKATLDSVLQKANVKQAIRVLITADLKQDELQTDMFSILTLLAVKGLNPHVYCLVEILTQEQKENALRAGADGIVETNKFASEYMQDCLSKGILAEAEEQSERDGLNIKQLTIQDDWVELTFKQLKVKLFDQDILLVGIISGGKKLIKPPGDVIIHRDDTLLIIED is encoded by the coding sequence ATGATTCGAATCGGTCCATACACCAGCATCGTTCCCAGATTTCCGCGTTTCATCAGATTGCTTTCCACCATCGCATTATTTTTACTTTCATTCGGGGTCTTGATACACTTTGTGGAGCCAGAGAGATTCCCTACGTTACTTGATGGCATCTGGTGGGCAATCGTGACTATGTCAACGGTGGGTTACGGAGATTTCACTCCCGTGACAAGTCTTGGAAAAGTCATTGGAATTGTCCTCATTTTGTCGGGCGCCGGCCTGATTACCTCTTATTTTGCGTACATTGCAAAGATTTCCATTTCCAATGAACAGCAATTTCTATCAGGAAAGAAAGTATTCGGCGGCGGCGGTCATATTATCATTGTGGGTTGGAATGGCCGTTCCCAGAGAATCATCGAGAACATTCATGATCGTAAACATCATCAATCCATTGTCCTTATAGATGATACACTGCAAAAGCACCCGCTTCCAAGAACGAATATCCACTTTATCCAAGGAAAAGCTACATTGGATTCCGTTTTGCAGAAGGCAAATGTAAAACAAGCCATACGCGTCCTGATCACGGCTGACCTTAAGCAAGACGAGCTGCAAACGGATATGTTCTCGATATTAACATTACTGGCAGTCAAAGGGCTGAATCCTCATGTATATTGTCTTGTGGAAATATTAACGCAGGAACAAAAGGAAAATGCTTTACGGGCAGGGGCGGACGGTATCGTGGAAACGAATAAATTTGCGAGTGAATATATGCAGGATTGCTTATCGAAGGGGATCCTTGCGGAAGCCGAAGAGCAAAGTGAACGGGATGGATTGAACATCAAGCAGCTGACCATCCAGGATGACTGGGTTGAATTGACGTTTAAACAGTTGAAAGTTAAGCTATTCGATCAAGACATTTTATTGGTCGGCATCATTTCAGGAGGCAAGAAATTAATCAAGCCCCCTGGAGATGTAATCATACATCGTGATGACACCTTGCTCATCATTGAAGATTAA
- a CDS encoding YugN-like family protein, translating to MIKISSQLEGKTFGLFDLETKLKPEGYVIGGGWDYDHGSFDYKIDDSDGYQFLRVPFKAVDGSLDKDGVMVELLQPFLLSHKYEDGMDDEGNIGNLSASFNQFAEPEDPDAEFPENYISLGKALVRDLEKLLLH from the coding sequence ATGATTAAAATTTCTTCTCAGTTGGAAGGGAAAACATTCGGTTTGTTCGATCTGGAGACGAAGTTAAAGCCGGAAGGATATGTGATAGGCGGGGGATGGGATTATGACCACGGGTCTTTTGATTATAAGATTGATGACAGTGATGGCTACCAATTCTTGCGAGTCCCTTTCAAGGCTGTTGATGGTTCACTCGATAAGGATGGGGTAATGGTCGAACTATTACAACCGTTTTTGTTATCTCATAAGTATGAGGACGGGATGGATGATGAAGGAAATATCGGAAACCTCTCCGCTTCCTTCAATCAGTTTGCCGAGCCTGAAGATCCGGATGCCGAATTTCCGGAAAACTATATCTCATTAGGAAAAGCGCTTGTCCGTGATTTGGAAAAGCTTTTATTACATTAA
- a CDS encoding glucose-6-phosphate isomerase produces MAHIRFDYSKALPFFGEHEITYLQDAVKVAHHSLHEQTGAGNEYLGWLDLPANYDKEEFSRIKKAAAKIKEDSEVLLVIGIGGSYLGARAAVEMLQHSFYNILPSDKRNAPQILFVGNNISSTYMQDLMDLLENRDFSINVISKSGTTTEPALAFRIFRKLLEQKYGVEEAKGRIYATTDKEKGALKTVATEEGFQTFVIPDDVGGRYSVLTAVGLLPIAVSGADIDQIMEGAERARVDFSSSELGENQAYQYAAVRNILYNKGKTIEMLINYEPGLQYFSEWWKQLFGESEGKDQKGIFPSSANFSTDLHSLGQYVQEGRRDLFETVIKVEKARHEILIEEAANDLDGLNYLSGKTVQFVNDKAFEGTLLAHTDGGVPNLIVTVPQLDAYTFGYLVYFFEKACAMSGYLLGVNPFDQPGVEAYKVNMFALLGKPGYEKKKAELEQRL; encoded by the coding sequence ATGGCCCATATTCGTTTCGATTATTCAAAAGCCCTGCCGTTTTTCGGGGAGCATGAAATTACCTATTTACAGGATGCTGTAAAAGTGGCACACCATTCCCTGCATGAGCAGACAGGGGCAGGCAATGAATATCTTGGCTGGCTTGATTTACCCGCCAATTATGATAAAGAAGAGTTCTCAAGAATCAAAAAAGCGGCAGCCAAAATAAAAGAAGATTCAGAAGTGCTGCTGGTTATCGGAATTGGTGGATCATATCTGGGAGCGCGGGCAGCAGTTGAGATGCTTCAACATAGTTTTTATAACATTTTACCTTCGGATAAAAGAAATGCACCGCAAATTTTATTTGTGGGTAATAATATAAGCTCTACATATATGCAGGACTTGATGGACCTGTTGGAAAATAGGGATTTCTCGATCAATGTCATCTCTAAATCCGGTACGACCACGGAGCCTGCGCTGGCTTTCAGGATTTTCCGGAAGCTGTTGGAACAAAAATACGGCGTTGAAGAAGCTAAGGGCCGCATTTATGCCACCACTGATAAAGAGAAGGGTGCATTAAAAACGGTAGCGACGGAGGAAGGCTTCCAAACCTTCGTCATTCCTGATGATGTTGGCGGACGTTACTCGGTCTTAACGGCTGTAGGGCTGCTTCCGATTGCGGTCAGCGGGGCGGATATCGATCAAATCATGGAGGGAGCCGAGCGCGCCAGGGTGGACTTCAGCTCTTCCGAGTTAGGCGAGAATCAGGCATACCAATATGCTGCAGTTCGGAATATCCTATACAATAAAGGGAAAACGATTGAAATGCTGATAAACTATGAGCCTGGACTTCAATATTTCTCTGAGTGGTGGAAACAATTATTTGGGGAAAGTGAAGGAAAGGATCAAAAAGGGATATTCCCTTCATCGGCTAACTTCTCGACTGACCTGCATTCATTGGGGCAGTATGTTCAGGAAGGACGGCGTGATCTTTTTGAAACAGTCATCAAAGTGGAAAAGGCCCGTCATGAAATCTTGATTGAAGAAGCGGCCAATGACTTGGATGGCCTGAATTACCTATCAGGCAAAACGGTGCAATTCGTGAATGATAAAGCATTTGAGGGTACGCTGTTAGCCCATACGGACGGTGGCGTTCCCAACCTGATCGTAACGGTTCCCCAGCTCGATGCTTATACTTTTGGCTACCTTGTATATTTCTTCGAGAAAGCTTGTGCAATGAGCGGATACTTACTGGGTGTAAATCCATTTGATCAGCCTGGAGTGGAAGCCTATAAGGTGAACATGTTTGCCCTTTTAGGAAAGCCGGGTTATGAAAAGAAAAAAGCGGAGCTCGAACAGCGCTTATAA
- a CDS encoding iron-containing alcohol dehydrogenase has product MENFTYKNPTKVIFGKGQLESLKTEIPAYGDKVLLVYGGGSIKKNGLYEKVVNTLKVVDAEVHELSGVEPNPRISTVRKGVDLCKEHGIDFVLAVGGGSVIDATKAIVAGAKYEGDPWDLVIKKAPVEEALPFGTVLTLAATGSEANSGSVITNWETKEKYGWGSPLVFPQFSILDPENTFSVPKDQTVYGMVDMMSHVFETYFHPETHAPLQDRFCESLLSTVIETAPKLLEDLENYEHRATILYAGNLALNGSLGVGYSGDWATHNIEHAVSAVYDIPHAGGLAILFPNWMKHVLHENVARFKQVAVRVFHVDPEGKTDEEAALEGIERLRSFWSSLGAPTNLSDYGIDDSQLEVMADKAMSRGEFGRFKVLNREDVLAILRASL; this is encoded by the coding sequence TTGGAGAATTTCACATATAAAAATCCTACTAAAGTCATTTTCGGGAAAGGTCAGCTTGAAAGCCTAAAAACTGAAATTCCTGCGTATGGTGATAAAGTTTTACTTGTATATGGTGGAGGAAGCATAAAGAAAAATGGCTTATATGAAAAAGTGGTCAATACCTTGAAAGTGGTCGATGCAGAGGTGCACGAACTTTCCGGAGTTGAACCGAATCCACGCATCTCGACAGTCCGGAAAGGTGTTGATCTTTGTAAAGAGCATGGTATCGACTTTGTCCTTGCTGTTGGGGGAGGAAGCGTCATCGACGCTACAAAGGCCATCGTTGCGGGTGCTAAATATGAGGGGGATCCATGGGATCTTGTCATTAAGAAGGCACCAGTCGAAGAGGCGCTTCCATTCGGAACGGTGCTGACTTTAGCTGCAACCGGCTCTGAGGCGAATTCCGGATCTGTCATAACAAACTGGGAAACGAAAGAGAAATATGGATGGGGAAGTCCATTGGTATTTCCGCAATTCTCCATTTTGGATCCTGAAAATACCTTTTCAGTACCGAAAGACCAAACGGTATACGGAATGGTCGATATGATGTCACATGTGTTCGAAACTTATTTCCATCCGGAAACGCATGCGCCGCTTCAGGACCGTTTTTGTGAATCGCTGTTATCGACGGTGATTGAAACGGCACCTAAACTATTGGAAGACCTGGAGAATTATGAGCACCGGGCTACTATCCTGTATGCCGGAAACCTGGCCTTGAATGGGTCGCTTGGGGTCGGTTACAGCGGTGATTGGGCAACGCATAACATTGAACATGCCGTTTCAGCTGTTTATGACATCCCGCATGCAGGCGGATTGGCCATCTTATTCCCAAATTGGATGAAGCATGTGCTGCATGAAAATGTCGCACGCTTTAAACAAGTGGCAGTCCGTGTATTCCATGTAGATCCTGAAGGTAAGACAGATGAGGAAGCGGCCCTTGAAGGCATTGAAAGACTTAGGTCATTTTGGAGCAGCTTAGGGGCGCCGACCAATCTTTCGGATTATGGCATCGATGACTCACAATTGGAAGTCATGGCTGATAAAGCGATGAGCAGAGGGGAATTTGGAAGATTCAAAGTCCTGAACCGTGAAGATGTCCTTGCCATTTTACGGGCATCATTATAA
- a CDS encoding DUF378 domain-containing protein yields MSGIQRTALVLTIIGAINWGLIGFFQFDLVASIFGGQDAGMARIVYGLVGIAGLINLGLLFKPSPEISREPETKPTR; encoded by the coding sequence ATGAGTGGAATACAAAGAACTGCACTTGTTCTTACAATAATTGGGGCAATCAACTGGGGATTAATAGGATTTTTCCAATTTGACTTGGTCGCTTCGATTTTCGGAGGGCAAGATGCTGGAATGGCCCGTATCGTTTATGGATTGGTTGGAATTGCCGGTCTCATTAATCTTGGTCTTCTCTTTAAACCAAGCCCTGAAATTTCCAGAGAGCCTGAAACTAAACCGACTCGTTGA
- the yugI gene encoding S1 domain-containing post-transcriptional regulator GSP13 produces MSEKFEIGAVVAGKVTGIQPYGAFVALDDSTQGLVHISEITHGFVKDINEHLKVGDEVKVKVLSIDSAAGKIGLSIRATEEAPERTEAPKKAPKKRQASVKATSHIESTEGFNTLKDKLQEWIEQSQREDLIKK; encoded by the coding sequence ATGTCTGAAAAATTCGAAATTGGTGCGGTAGTTGCTGGTAAAGTAACTGGTATTCAACCATACGGTGCATTTGTTGCTCTAGATGATTCAACTCAAGGTTTAGTTCATATTTCTGAAATTACTCACGGATTCGTTAAAGATATCAACGAACATTTAAAAGTGGGCGATGAAGTGAAAGTTAAAGTGCTTTCCATCGATTCAGCTGCTGGAAAAATCGGCTTATCGATCCGCGCTACAGAAGAAGCTCCTGAGCGTACTGAAGCTCCGAAAAAAGCTCCGAAAAAACGCCAAGCTTCTGTTAAAGCGACATCTCACATCGAATCTACTGAAGGTTTCAACACATTGAAAGACAAACTTCAAGAGTGGATCGAACAATCTCAACGCGAAGACTTAATCAAAAAATAA
- a CDS encoding sodium-dependent transporter, whose amino-acid sequence MSKQDQWTSKLGFILAAAGSAIGLGAIWKLPYMTGANGGGVFFLLFILFTVLIGAPILIAEFTIGRNAQKDAISAYKYIAPGKPWALIGYGGVVASIILLSFFSVVGGWIISYLARSFTGSLSNLTQEEYGNFFNTIISDPYETVIAQLLFMVFTIWVVQGGVSKGIEKANKYMMPSLFILFIILLIRSLTLDGAMEGVKFFLKPDFSAMTGETILLALGQSFFALSVGVSVMVTYASYLSKKEDITKSAFSVVGLNIFISLLAGLVIFPAVFALGFSPSSGPGLVFVVLPAVFNEMALGGIFMFIFFILLLFATLTTAFSILEITVAAMIKGDAAKRKKASWIAGITVFLIGIPSALSFGVLSDVKIFNLSIFDFADYLTSNIALPVGALFISLFIGYQMKRIEVQKEFESGADSGRSLFKLWYFLIRYIVPIMIILVFLKSTNLI is encoded by the coding sequence ATGTCAAAACAAGATCAATGGACTTCAAAACTTGGGTTCATCCTGGCAGCCGCGGGATCCGCTATTGGATTGGGCGCCATCTGGAAGCTCCCATATATGACTGGGGCAAATGGTGGAGGGGTCTTTTTCCTTCTCTTCATTTTATTCACAGTACTTATCGGTGCGCCGATATTAATAGCGGAATTCACGATTGGCCGCAATGCCCAGAAAGATGCCATTAGCGCATATAAATATATTGCCCCTGGAAAGCCTTGGGCGTTGATTGGATATGGCGGTGTCGTCGCTTCAATCATTCTTCTTTCCTTTTTCAGTGTTGTTGGAGGCTGGATCATCTCCTATTTAGCAAGAAGCTTTACAGGTTCTCTCTCAAACTTGACGCAAGAAGAATATGGTAACTTCTTCAATACGATAATCAGTGATCCATATGAAACGGTTATCGCTCAGTTATTATTCATGGTCTTTACCATTTGGGTCGTGCAAGGCGGCGTTTCCAAGGGAATCGAAAAGGCTAATAAATATATGATGCCTTCCTTGTTCATACTTTTCATCATTCTCCTTATCCGTTCCTTGACTCTGGATGGAGCGATGGAAGGTGTTAAATTCTTCTTGAAGCCGGACTTTTCCGCAATGACAGGGGAAACGATCCTATTGGCACTTGGCCAATCCTTCTTTGCACTAAGTGTCGGTGTTTCCGTGATGGTAACCTACGCATCCTATTTAAGTAAAAAAGAAGATATTACAAAATCGGCCTTTTCGGTAGTCGGGCTGAATATCTTCATCTCCTTGCTGGCAGGTTTGGTCATCTTCCCGGCTGTTTTCGCACTGGGTTTCAGCCCTTCAAGCGGGCCTGGACTGGTTTTTGTCGTGTTGCCTGCCGTATTCAATGAAATGGCGCTTGGCGGGATCTTCATGTTCATTTTCTTCATATTATTATTATTTGCCACCCTTACGACGGCATTCTCCATTCTCGAAATCACCGTTGCAGCCATGATCAAGGGTGATGCTGCAAAGCGGAAGAAGGCTTCTTGGATAGCTGGTATCACCGTTTTCCTGATAGGGATTCCTAGCGCATTATCATTTGGGGTGCTTTCGGATGTGAAGATTTTCAATTTATCCATATTCGATTTCGCCGATTATCTGACAAGCAATATCGCGCTGCCAGTCGGTGCCTTGTTCATATCCCTTTTCATCGGTTATCAAATGAAAAGGATCGAGGTACAAAAGGAGTTCGAATCCGGCGCAGATTCCGGCCGATCACTTTTTAAACTTTGGTATTTCCTGATTCGCTACATCGTGCCGATCATGATCATACTCGTATTCCTTAAGTCCACTAATCTCATTTAA
- a CDS encoding helix-turn-helix domain-containing protein → MSNIAKNIRQYRENHNLTQQELALKLRIGTKKIEKYESGESVPDTQTILRLSTVLDIPASEFLKDAQTGNAADIDEDIKKLIEEIGTKKAELILRTAKDFSEDQILNVMHTLYNTQA, encoded by the coding sequence ATGTCAAATATCGCGAAGAATATCCGTCAATACCGAGAGAATCATAACCTCACTCAACAGGAACTGGCTTTGAAATTACGAATCGGTACGAAGAAGATAGAAAAGTATGAATCGGGTGAATCGGTTCCTGATACACAAACCATCCTACGGCTTTCCACCGTTCTTGACATTCCCGCTTCAGAATTCCTGAAGGACGCCCAAACTGGGAACGCTGCAGATATCGACGAGGACATAAAAAAACTGATTGAAGAAATCGGAACAAAAAAAGCGGAGCTCATTCTAAGAACAGCCAAGGACTTTAGCGAAGACCAAATTCTGAATGTTATGCATACTTTATATAATACACAAGCTTAA
- a CDS encoding aminotransferase — protein sequence MIKTSYVSKTISELKPSGIRRFFDLAANLEGVVSLGVGEPDFVTSWAVREAAINSLEEGYTSYTANAGLYELRSEISGYMEKQFHVSYRPEDQIIVTVGASQALDIALRTILNPGEEVIVVEPCFVAYAPLVTMAGGIPVTVQTSKEDDFKLTPQQLEAAITPKTKAVLICSPNNPTGTQLGQEELVMLADIVKKHDLLVISDEIYAELAYDETFTSFAAIDGMLERTIVINGFSKGFAMTGWRLGFVCAPKEISEAMLKLHQYAMMCAPTVAQHAALEALKHGMQDVEEMRRSYRRRRNYIVKSFNEIGLDCHNPGGAFYAFPSIEKTGMTSMEFAEKLLTEELVAVVPGDVFGESGEGHIRCSYASSMEQLQEALRRMERFMKNHCK from the coding sequence ATGATTAAAACGAGTTATGTTTCAAAAACGATTTCAGAGCTTAAACCATCAGGCATCCGCCGCTTTTTCGACTTGGCAGCCAATTTGGAAGGGGTCGTCTCCCTTGGTGTGGGTGAACCGGATTTCGTTACATCTTGGGCAGTGAGGGAAGCGGCGATCAACTCCTTGGAGGAAGGGTATACCTCTTATACCGCCAATGCTGGATTATATGAATTAAGGTCGGAAATCAGCGGGTATATGGAGAAGCAGTTCCATGTTTCGTATAGACCGGAGGATCAAATCATTGTCACGGTCGGAGCGAGCCAAGCCCTCGATATTGCCCTGAGGACCATCTTGAATCCGGGTGAAGAAGTCATTGTCGTCGAACCTTGTTTCGTCGCCTATGCACCGCTTGTGACCATGGCAGGGGGAATACCGGTCACGGTCCAAACATCCAAGGAAGATGACTTTAAGTTGACTCCCCAACAACTCGAGGCGGCGATCACGCCTAAAACGAAGGCCGTTTTAATCTGTTCACCGAATAACCCGACGGGAACCCAACTTGGGCAGGAAGAATTAGTGATGCTTGCTGACATCGTTAAAAAGCATGACTTACTGGTGATTTCCGATGAAATCTATGCAGAACTTGCTTATGATGAGACATTCACTTCTTTTGCTGCCATTGACGGCATGCTTGAGCGGACAATCGTCATCAATGGGTTTTCGAAAGGGTTTGCGATGACTGGCTGGCGTCTTGGGTTCGTTTGTGCACCTAAGGAAATTTCCGAGGCGATGCTTAAGCTTCATCAATATGCGATGATGTGTGCGCCGACCGTTGCGCAGCATGCTGCATTGGAAGCTTTAAAGCACGGAATGCAGGATGTGGAGGAAATGCGTCGCAGTTATCGGAGAAGGCGAAATTATATCGTGAAATCATTTAACGAGATTGGACTGGATTGCCATAATCCTGGCGGGGCTTTTTATGCATTCCCTTCAATCGAGAAAACGGGGATGACTTCAATGGAATTTGCTGAAAAACTTCTGACGGAAGAACTTGTAGCCGTTGTGCCGGGTGATGTGTTTGGGGAAAGCGGTGAAGGTCATATCCGCTGTTCCTATGCATCCTCCATGGAGCAGCTTCAAGAAGCGCTTAGAAGGATGGAACGTTTCATGAAGAACCATTGCAAATAA
- a CDS encoding Lrp/AsnC family transcriptional regulator, with amino-acid sequence MHLNEEELEVLRIIENNSRIDMKDLAKMTDQSESDIEITLKKLEDMRVIVRYLTVINWAKVDEYHGVTAMIDVKVTPKRGVGFDEVAKRIYKFKEVQSVYLMSGAYDLSVIVEGRSMNEVASFVSEKLSTLDSVISTTTHFIMKKYKHDGTIFEQTEEDKRIVVSP; translated from the coding sequence ATGCACTTGAATGAAGAGGAATTGGAAGTCTTGAGAATCATTGAAAATAACAGCCGGATTGATATGAAGGATTTGGCTAAAATGACCGATCAATCAGAATCGGACATTGAAATTACATTGAAGAAATTAGAAGATATGCGGGTCATAGTCCGTTATTTAACAGTCATTAACTGGGCTAAAGTGGATGAATACCACGGTGTCACAGCGATGATCGATGTAAAAGTCACTCCAAAACGCGGCGTCGGTTTCGATGAGGTCGCAAAAAGGATTTACAAATTCAAAGAAGTCCAGTCCGTTTATTTAATGTCTGGGGCTTATGATCTTTCGGTCATTGTCGAAGGACGTTCGATGAACGAAGTGGCAAGCTTTGTTTCGGAGAAACTTTCGACACTGGATTCCGTCATTTCTACGACGACTCACTTCATTATGAAAAAATACAAGCATGATGGCACAATTTTCGAACAAACTGAAGAAGATAAAAGGATAGTGGTGTCACCATGA